Proteins co-encoded in one Accipiter gentilis chromosome 5, bAccGen1.1, whole genome shotgun sequence genomic window:
- the NHSL1 gene encoding NHS-like protein 1 isoform X8, translating to MFCLKAVSNLDEESRWTVHYTAPWHQQENVFLPSSRPPCVEDLHRQAKLNLKSVLRECDKLRRDGYRSSQYYSQGPTFSSSSSAICGSYQDDYEEIEQKSSLLDCISQSCISACCNLVPWSKKCPVSSSEEEKLITIKRPKTPVSNELSDINTQTNWTKSLPLPTPEEKMRQQAQAVQTDVVPINVTGENFDRQASIRRSLIYTDTVVRRPKKVKRRKTITGIPDNIQKELVGTGQSDFRGHSMYVPDHCSTLGRLDSYRSAMQRSETKDTSCQTEEVKVVPPSMRRIRAQKGQGIAAQMSQFSSSSGNMSVMSDSAAVIFASRQNSDIGFHSLPRAGARVSLQSLEQTQSISRQTEDIAGTLPHQISKLQVDDSVVHLRNNPTAGTLSRPKSQEVRSYDSEKSASPACVVSPHATYSTSIIPNATLSSSSEVIVIHTAQSAGSLDSKITSSTAYPKPRDNPVASSAVSGKEDHHSSSGNWSESSSTRHSQTSDTIPSNTVMMLSLGDSAVSLSTPGNAESGSQSISYSCRNNLALPNPSQDSDGRSESSYSGERAQAAVSSTEHWLYKSAENSETPSCKVVCTTPGCATPGSNLSSSSLERTSVRDDSTSLYSVDHDGYYGSVHMDSGLKSDVPCSSTNGFGNPRDSVINVFEGKEKKHQGDQTGQGEKSLARNISLKKAKKPPLPPSRTDSLRRMPKKKAQSNGQVLDETLIATLQHSLQLNLKCKNGSSPSQSPCSDYEDPWVLRSRSQSSVSASSSMMSTTAPNLYSICTVTPSQSETSSIKSEYADQWGYYSDYAAVTDDQVKSSVTHSASTSSALSDYSISHFSDGSRASVPQVPSGLAKPKSTSPEKSHRVTSPSSGYSSQSNTPTALTPVPVVLKSASSGNGKSKLKPKVPERKSSLLSSVSMSSSSTSLSSNTSTEGSVSVKKLDPTLSSPPDSGAPPPTPPLPTPPPHCPELSPPPPPPPPPAEVMDLSPSPASPTFPPPPPEADVNSSFAQTVPWFPQEASISSFSSPVPPPSTFPLAVPPPAPPLDPKLTKGATIYPQYSFKKRDQEDSCYSPVKQPFNKQDPSRPVMPLVTTKALQMVQLRSVKKATEGEPSPESASETTSQEKGTVNSSSQSSLKPSLSLRLSNSLGEEEMKTQGTSFKNSVQTLARGSPLILSENVPVLDSDQKPASAVGLSKSFEADSLGTAAEDTPESSVQSEDLHSGVSLQGSPASPDRTQVILPSKKPPPISKKPKLFLVVPPPQLDFTVEKIAEVSDVVRSTSSPTKGDAVLAHCEEARNCLTDGLISSEMDSGSLVPEGGAAGFTFSETAGANAFVVQPAASPVQEEPRQEEQSAFDEGSSSGSSQDSGSNADGHLSQENESAEVFESDTANSSFLPSNRYGEETDGVATPARPRTTEDLFAAIHRSKRKVLGRKDSEDDRTRNHSPSPPVTPTGASPTLATLKQAGSIQRSIRKSSTSNDNFKALLLKKGSRCDTSSRMSAAEMLKNTDPRFHRPKTDASPDLSDSPASCSPSKSKRAQEEWAKSEGLMPRSMSFSGTRYGRSRTPPSAASSKYNVRNRIQSSPMTVISEGDGEVVEQSEGRVRRTLEEQQERQLDMFNSDEMDTNDFPYAEEAGCKETLDPTHLDLMTQPGTSRKYLSPSAEES from the exons TGTCCCGTCTCTTcctcagaagaagaaaagcttattACCATCAAGAGGCCTAAAACTCCAGTTTCAAATGAGTTATCAGATATTAACACCCAAACCAACTGGACTAAGTCACTCCCGTTGCCAACGCCAGAAGAGAAAATGCGACAACAAGCCCAGGCAGTCCAAACAGATGTGGTTCCTATTAATGTGACTG GGGAGAATTTCGACCGCCAAGCCAGCATTCGGCGGTCTCTAATTTACACAGACACGGTGGTAAGACGGCCGAAGAAAGTCAAAAGGAGAAAGACTATTACAGGAATCCCTGACAACATACAAAAGGAGCTAG TTGGCACTGGCCAAAGTGATTTCCGAGGGCATTCGATGTATGTCCCAGATCACTGTTCCACGCTAGGGAGACTAGACAGCTATCGCTCTGCTATGCAGCGCTCTGAAACCAAGGACACCAGCTGCCAGACGGAGGAAGTTAAAGTTGTGCCCCCTTCAATGAGAAGAATACGAGCACAGAAAGGACAAGGCATTGCAGCCCAGATGTCTCAGTTCTCCAGTTCATCTGGAAACATGTCAGTGATGAGTGATTCTGCTGCAGTTATATTTGCTTCTCGCCAAAATAGCGACATAGGTTTTCACAGCTTGCCTCGGGCTGGTGCGAGAGTGTCTCTGCAGTCCCTAGAGCAGACACAGAGCATCTCTAGGCAGACAGAAGACATTGCTGGCACTTTACCTCACCAGATAAGTAAATTGCAAGTGGATGATAGTGTCGTGCATCTGAGGAATAATCCCACGGCGGGGACCCTGTCAAGGCCAAAGTCTCAAGAGGTGAGAAGCTATGATAGCGAAAAGTCCGCAAGCCCGGCATGTGTGGTCTCTCCTCATGCTACCTACTCAACAAGCATCATACCCAATGCAACACTGTCATCCTCCTCAGAAGTTATCGTTATTCACACTGCCCAGAGTGCTGGTTCATTGGATAGTAAAATCACCAGCTCCACTGCCTACCCAAAGCCAAGAGACAATCCTGTTGCCAGCAGTGCAGTAAGTGGGAAAGAAGATCACCATTCTTCAAGCGGTAACTGGAGTGAGAGTAGCTCCACACGTCACTCACAGACTTCAGATACCATCCCATCTAATACTGTCATGATGCTTTCTCTTGGCGACTCTGCTGTCTCTCTTAGCACTCCTGGAAATGCGGAGTCTGGGTCTCAGAGCATCAGCTACAGCTGTAGGAACAATCTTGCTTTACCAAACCCTTCCCAGGACAGCGATGGTAGGAGTGAATCTAGCTATTCAGGGGAGCGAGCACAAGCAGCAGTGAGCAGCACAGAGCACTGGCTGTACAAGTCTGCAGAAAACAGTGAGACTCCTTCATGCAAGGTGGTTTGTACCACACCAGGCTGTGCCACTCCCGGCAGcaacctgagcagcagcagcctggagagGACTTCGGTCAGGGACGATTCTACTTCTCTGTATTCTGTGGACCACGATGGTTATTACGGTTCCGTGCATATGGACTCGGGACTGAAGTCAGACGTGCCATGCAGTAGTACTAATGGTTTTGGGAACCCCAGAGACAGCGTGATAAATGTCTtcgaaggaaaggagaagaaacatcAGGGTGACCAGACAGGCCAAGGTGAGAAATCCCTTGCAAGAAACATCTCtctgaaaaaggcaaagaagCCGCCTTTGCCACCATCCAGAACAGACTCACTCAGAAGGATGCCCAAGAAAAAAGCCCAGTCTAATGGACAGGTACTTGATgaaaccctcattgccaccctcCAGCATTCTCTGCAGCTGAATCTCAAGTGCAAAAATGGCAGCTCCCCTTCCCAGAGCCCCTGCAGTGATTATGAGGATCCCTGGGTGTTGCGCTCCCGCAGCCAAAGCTCGGTCAGTGCAAGCAGTAGCATGATGTCCACCACTGCTCCAAACCTGTACTCCATCTGCACAGTCACTCCCTCTCAGAGTGAAACAAGTAGCATCAAGTCGGAGTACGCCGACCAGTGGGGTTACTACAGCGACTATGCCGCAGTGACAGATGACCAGGTAAAATCCTCAGTGACCCATTCTGCCAGTACATCATCTGCTCTCAGCGATTACAGCATCAGCCACTTCAGTGATGGCTCAAGGGCTTCTGTGCCACAAGTGCCCAGTGGACTGGCCAAACCAAAGAGCACTTCTCCAGAGAAATCCCACCGAGTCACATCGCCGTCGAGTGGGTACTCCAGCCAGTCCAATACACCCACTGCGCTTACTCCAGTGCCTGTAGTCTTGAAATCTGCATCATCAGGAAATGGGAAGTCCAAGCTGAAGCCTAAAGTGCCTGAAAGGAAATCCTCTCTTCTGTCTTCAGTCTCCATGTCTTCATCCTCCACGTCTCTTTCTTCCAATACATCTACTGAAGGGAGCGTGAGTGTGAAGAAATTGGACCCCACCCTGAGCTCTCCTCCGGATTCTGGAGCACCTCCGCCAACACCTCCTCTTCCAACACCTCCTCCGCATTGCCCCGAACTTTCTCCtccccctccgcctcctcctcctccggcagaAGTCATGGATCTGTCACCATCGCCAGCCTCTCCCACGTTCCCCCCTCCTCCGCCAGAAGCTGATGTAAATTCTTCCTTTGCCCAGACTGTCCCGTGGTTTCCGCAAGAAGCCTCCATCAGTTCGTTCTCTTCCCCTGTTCCTCCTCCTTCTACTTTCCCCTTAGCTGTCCCGCCACCAGCACCACCTCTTGATCCCAAACTAACAAAAGGTGCAACAATATACCCGCAGTATTCTTTTAAGAAACGTGACCAGGAAGATTCTTGCTACAGTCCAGTGAAGCAGCCATTCAACAAGCAAGACCCATCGAGACCTGTGATGCCCTTAGTAACTACCAAAGCATTGCAAATGGTGCAGCTGAGGTCCGTGAAAAAAGCGACAGAAGGTGAACCATCACCTGAATCTGCTTCTGAAACCACCTCTCAGGAAAAGGGTACTGTAAATTCATCATCACAGTCTTCCCTAAAGCCATCTCTCTCACTAAGACTCAGTAACAGCTTAGGCGAAGAGGAAATGAAAACTCAAGgcacttcatttaaaaactcaGTTCAAACACTGGCTCGGGGTTCTCCTCTCATTCTCTCCGAAAATGTACCTGTGCTTGACAGCGATCAAAAGCCTGCAAGTGCAGTGGGTCTAAGCAAGTCTTTCGAAGCTGATTCACTGGGGACAGCTGCTGAAGACACGCCTGAGTCTTCAGTGCAGAGCGAAGACCTCCATTCTGGCGTGTCACTTCAGGGGTCACCAGCATCTCCCGACAGGACTCAGGTTATACTGCCAAGCAAGAAACCACCTCCTATTTCAAAGAAACCCAAACTGTTCCTTGTTGTACCACCTCCACAGTTAGATTTTACAGTGGAGAAAATAGCTGAAGTGAGTGATGTTGTCAGAAGCACATCAAGCCCAACTAAGGGAGACGCTGTGCTTGCACACTGCGAGGAGGCGAGAAATTGTCTTACAGATGGACTCATTTCTAGCGAGATGGACTCTGGCAGCCTGGTTCCTGAGGGAGGAGCTGCCGGATTCACCTTCTCTGAGACAGCGGGAGCTAATGCCTTTGTGGTGCAGCCTGCTGCATCACCAGTTCAAGAAGAacccaggcaggaggagcagtcCGCTTTTGATGAAGGAAGCAGTTCAGGCAGCAGCCAAGACAGTGGCAGTAACGCTGACGGGCACCTATCTCAAGAGAACGAAAGTG CGGAGGTATTTGAATCAGATACAGCAAATAGTTCATTCCTGCCGAGCAATAGATATGGGGAAGAGACGGACGGAGTGGCAACACCAGCGAGACCAAGGACTACTGAGGATCTTTTTGCAGCCATTCACAG ATCCAAAAGGAAAGTCCTTGGCCGTAAAGATTCTGAAGACGACCGTACCCGCAACCATTCTCCGTCGCCCCCCGTAACTCCCACTGGTGCTTCCCCAACCTTAGCTACCCTCAAACAAGCCGGATCAATTCAGAGAAGCATTCGCAAGAGCAGCACCAGCAACGACAACTTCAAAGCCCTGCTGCTGAAGAAAGGGAGCCGCTGCGACACCAGTTCCCGCATGTCCGCGGCAGAGATGCTGAAGAACACGGACCCGCGGTTCCACCGGCCGAAGACAGATGCCTCCCCTGACCTTTCCGacagccctgccagctgctcGCCCAGCAAGAGCAAACGGGCCCAGGAAGAGTGGGCCAAGAGCGAGGGCCTGATGCCAAGGAGCATGTCCTTCTCTGGCACTAGGTACGGGCGGTCCCGAACACCcccctctgctgccagcagcaagtACAATGTCCGCAACCGCATCCAGAGCAGCCCCATGACTGTCATTAGTGAAGGAGATGGGGAAGTGGTGGAACAGTCAGAGGGCAGGGTCCGAAGGACTttggaagagcagcaagagaggcAGCTTGATATGTTTAACAGTGATGAAATGGACACGAATGACTTTCCGTATGCTGAGGAGGCAGGCTGCAAGGAGACCTTGGATCCAACCCATCTAGACTTAATGACTCAGCCAGGTACTTCAAGGAAGTATCTAAGCCCTTCAGCTGAAGAAAGTTAA